The following proteins are co-located in the Roseovarius arcticus genome:
- a CDS encoding hemolysin family protein, translating to MEDSRDDPDSMSESSSSAALGAQLERVEEDEENNGFFRRIFGAFSSSDQEDVVDHDAVESQARGARGLINLRDKVVEDVAIPKADIVSIPSTITQGELVHVFRDSGMTRLPVYEGTLDTPIGFVHLKDFALRHGFNGDAEDAFSLADMLRPLLYVPPSMRIGVLLQKMQSDRRHMALVIDEYGGVDGLVTIEDLIEQVLGEIEDEHDIGEDDYWTEEKPGCYIALAKTPLEEFEAQIGQSLTDVDDVDEEEIDTLGGLVFMLLGRVPVRGEVVEHPGGTVFEVIEADPRRIKRLRVRVPYAGAHA from the coding sequence ATGGAAGACAGTCGCGATGATCCCGATAGTATGTCGGAAAGCTCCTCTAGTGCAGCGCTTGGCGCGCAGCTCGAACGGGTTGAGGAGGACGAGGAGAACAACGGCTTTTTCCGGCGCATCTTCGGAGCGTTTTCCTCAAGTGATCAAGAAGATGTCGTAGATCACGATGCTGTCGAGTCGCAGGCTCGAGGCGCGCGCGGCCTGATTAATTTGCGCGACAAGGTGGTCGAGGATGTAGCCATCCCCAAGGCTGATATCGTCTCCATCCCGTCGACCATCACCCAAGGCGAGCTGGTGCATGTCTTTCGCGACAGCGGCATGACCCGCCTGCCTGTTTATGAGGGCACGCTGGATACGCCCATTGGGTTCGTCCACCTCAAGGATTTCGCACTGCGCCACGGCTTTAACGGCGACGCTGAGGACGCGTTCTCGCTGGCAGATATGCTGCGCCCGCTGCTATATGTGCCGCCCTCCATGCGGATCGGTGTGCTGTTGCAAAAGATGCAGAGCGACCGGCGGCATATGGCGCTGGTTATTGATGAATACGGCGGCGTCGACGGCCTTGTGACGATCGAGGACCTGATCGAGCAGGTGCTGGGCGAGATCGAGGACGAGCATGACATCGGCGAGGATGACTACTGGACCGAGGAAAAGCCGGGCTGCTACATCGCGCTGGCCAAGACCCCGCTGGAGGAGTTTGAGGCCCAGATTGGCCAATCGCTGACCGATGTGGATGATGTCGACGAGGAAGAGATCGACACGCTGGGCGGGCTGGTTTTCATGCTGCTGGGCCGCGTCCCGGTGCGCGGCGAGGTGGTCGAGCATCCGGGCGGAACGGTATTCGAAGTGATCGAGGCCGATCCGCGCCGGATCAAGCGCCTGCGCGTGCGCGTTCCCTACGCCGGGGCACATGCCTGA
- the ybeY gene encoding rRNA maturation RNase YbeY: MLIDVMIEEARWRTLDLDALATRAAEATLAHLGLNSADFEISLLACNDARIAALNEDFRGKPQPTNVLSWPSVERGADRAGDMPAPPRPGDDRELGDIAIAYGTCAAEAEAGEKPLADHTAHLIVHAVLHLLGYDHVRDPDATLMEACEVAILGKLGIADPY; the protein is encoded by the coding sequence ATGCTGATTGACGTCATGATCGAAGAGGCCCGCTGGCGCACGCTGGACCTCGATGCGCTGGCGACGCGCGCAGCAGAGGCGACATTGGCGCATCTGGGGCTTAATTCGGCTGATTTTGAGATTAGCCTGCTGGCCTGCAATGACGCGCGCATTGCTGCGCTGAACGAGGATTTCCGCGGCAAACCGCAACCGACAAATGTGCTTAGCTGGCCCAGTGTTGAGCGCGGCGCAGACCGTGCCGGCGATATGCCCGCGCCGCCACGTCCCGGCGATGATCGAGAATTGGGCGATATCGCCATCGCCTATGGCACCTGCGCCGCCGAGGCGGAGGCGGGCGAAAAACCGCTGGCCGATCACACTGCGCATCTGATCGTTCATGCGGTGCTGCATCTATTGGGCTATGACCATGTGCGTGACCCCGATGCCACGCTGATGGAGGCATGCGAGGTTGCCATCCTTGGCAAACTGGGCATAGCTGACCCATATTGA
- a CDS encoding PhoH family protein encodes MASTNAPGAPQDGDLHQQTVEFPDNILLIDLCGEHDRHLAKIENALSVQILRRGNLLAVHGDEAEVADAVQVLKSLYLRLEGGKEVTDGDIDRELRMGSGTGAAPDVDHQLEMFKGGRVEIKTRKKLVEPRTEAQKAYVQSLFEKELAFGIGPAGTGKTYLAVAVGVSMFIEGHVDKIILSRPAVEAGEKLGYLPGDMKDKVDPYMQPLYDALNDFLPGKQLAKLIEDKKIEIAPLAFMRGRTLSRAFVVLDEAQNATTMQMKMFLTRLGQGSRMVVTGDRTQIDLPRGVPSGLHDAERLLSTIPKIGFNYFTSKDVVRHPLVAAIIEAYEADG; translated from the coding sequence TTGGCCAGCACGAACGCGCCCGGCGCCCCCCAAGACGGCGATCTGCATCAGCAGACCGTCGAATTCCCCGACAACATCCTGCTGATCGACCTGTGCGGCGAACATGACCGCCATCTGGCCAAGATCGAGAATGCCCTGAGCGTGCAAATCCTGCGGCGCGGCAACCTGCTGGCCGTGCATGGCGACGAGGCAGAGGTTGCAGACGCAGTGCAGGTTTTGAAATCGCTCTATCTGCGGCTCGAAGGTGGCAAAGAAGTCACCGACGGTGATATTGATCGCGAACTGCGCATGGGCTCCGGCACCGGCGCAGCGCCTGATGTCGACCACCAACTGGAAATGTTCAAGGGCGGCCGCGTCGAGATCAAGACCCGCAAGAAGCTAGTCGAGCCGCGCACAGAGGCGCAAAAGGCCTATGTGCAGTCTCTTTTCGAGAAGGAGCTTGCCTTTGGCATCGGCCCTGCAGGCACGGGCAAGACGTATCTGGCCGTCGCCGTTGGCGTTTCGATGTTCATCGAAGGTCACGTGGACAAGATCATCCTTTCGCGCCCCGCGGTCGAGGCGGGTGAGAAGCTGGGCTATCTGCCCGGCGACATGAAGGACAAGGTCGATCCCTACATGCAGCCGCTCTATGATGCGCTGAACGATTTTCTGCCGGGCAAGCAGCTGGCCAAGCTGATTGAGGACAAAAAGATCGAGATCGCTCCGCTGGCCTTTATGCGGGGCCGCACGCTGTCCCGCGCGTTCGTCGTTCTGGACGAGGCGCAGAATGCCACGACTATGCAGATGAAGATGTTTCTGACCCGTTTGGGCCAAGGCAGCCGTATGGTGGTGACCGGGGACCGCACCCAGATCGACCTGCCGCGCGGCGTCCCCTCGGGCCTGCATGACGCCGAGCGGTTGCTCAGCACGATCCCAAAAATCGGGTTCAATTACTTCACCTCCAAGGATGTGGTGCGTCACCCGCTGGTTGCCGCCATCATCGAGGCGTATGAAGCTGATGGTTAA
- a CDS encoding OmpA family protein, with protein MTGGAAIAQQTVVGERYIPTIWVDPDGCEHWVMDDGTEGYMSPHTNRQGIPVCRRGNVCGVMNSDQLFNTDSANINARGRQHLVNFFRQTGAVSYIITGHTDSRASDEYNMNLSLRRANSVARLAQQSGVRIADVRGYGERMPKASNKTAGGMQQNRRVEIICIR; from the coding sequence ATGACGGGGGGCGCTGCTATCGCCCAGCAGACCGTTGTGGGCGAGAGATATATTCCGACAATCTGGGTTGATCCGGACGGGTGCGAGCACTGGGTCATGGACGACGGCACCGAAGGCTATATGTCGCCGCACACGAACCGCCAGGGTATTCCGGTCTGCCGCCGGGGCAATGTCTGCGGCGTGATGAACAGCGATCAGCTTTTCAACACTGACAGCGCGAATATTAATGCGCGCGGACGCCAGCATCTGGTGAACTTCTTTCGCCAGACGGGTGCTGTTTCGTACATCATCACCGGGCACACCGACAGCCGCGCCTCAGATGAGTACAACATGAACCTGTCGCTGCGCCGGGCCAATTCGGTCGCGCGTCTCGCACAACAAAGCGGTGTGCGCATCGCCGATGTGCGCGGCTACGGCGAGCGAATGCCAAAGGCGTCCAACAAGACGGCAGGCGGAATGCAACAGAACCGCCGCGTCGAAATCATCTGCATCCGCTGA
- the miaB gene encoding tRNA (N6-isopentenyl adenosine(37)-C2)-methylthiotransferase MiaB yields the protein MAEPKKLYIKTYGCQMNVYDSERMAEAMGGAGYTEVATPAEADMILLNTCHIREKAAEKVYSELGRFRGLKDANPDLKIGVAGCVAQAEGAEIMRRQPLVDLVVGPQSYHRLPEMEAKVRAGGTALDTDFPEEDKFELLKSRPKARRAPAAFLTVQEGCDKFCAFCVVPYTRGAEFSRPAQRIIDEANDLVERGVREITLLGQNVNAYHGAGPKGGDWTLAQLIWALAEVDGLERIRFTTSHPNDMADDLIEAHRDCAKLMPYLHLPVQSGSDRILKRMNRSHTADSYIRLIERIRAARPDLLLSGDFIVGFPEETEEDFRATLQLIEEVRYGQAYSFKYSTRPGTPAAERAQVDADEASDRLHRLQTLLTGQQREIQESMVGRELDVLLERAGRQPGQMVGKSQYLHAVHVTAPDAAPGDMVRVRVAESVTNSLGGVLI from the coding sequence ATGGCAGAGCCCAAGAAGCTCTACATCAAGACTTATGGATGTCAGATGAACGTGTATGACAGCGAGCGTATGGCCGAGGCCATGGGCGGTGCGGGCTATACCGAAGTGGCAACGCCCGCCGAAGCCGACATGATCTTGCTGAATACCTGCCACATCCGCGAGAAGGCCGCCGAAAAGGTGTATTCCGAGCTGGGCCGGTTTCGAGGCCTCAAGGATGCCAATCCCGATCTGAAGATCGGTGTCGCAGGCTGCGTCGCGCAGGCCGAGGGCGCCGAGATTATGCGCCGCCAGCCGCTGGTCGATCTGGTGGTCGGCCCGCAAAGCTATCACCGCCTGCCCGAGATGGAAGCGAAGGTGCGCGCAGGCGGCACCGCGCTGGACACAGATTTCCCCGAAGAGGACAAATTCGAGCTGTTGAAAAGCCGCCCCAAGGCCCGGCGCGCACCAGCGGCGTTCTTGACCGTGCAAGAGGGCTGCGACAAGTTCTGCGCCTTTTGCGTCGTGCCGTATACGCGCGGCGCCGAATTTAGCCGCCCCGCGCAGCGCATCATCGACGAGGCCAATGATCTGGTTGAGCGCGGTGTGCGCGAGATCACTTTGCTGGGCCAGAACGTCAATGCCTACCATGGCGCGGGCCCAAAGGGCGGCGACTGGACACTGGCGCAACTGATCTGGGCCTTGGCCGAGGTGGACGGCCTGGAACGCATAAGGTTTACCACCAGCCACCCCAACGACATGGCCGATGACCTGATTGAGGCACACAGAGATTGCGCCAAGCTGATGCCATACCTGCATCTGCCGGTGCAGTCGGGCAGCGACCGCATCCTGAAACGGATGAATCGCAGCCATACCGCCGATAGCTATATCCGCCTGATTGAGCGTATTCGCGCCGCGCGGCCCGATCTGCTGCTGTCGGGCGATTTCATCGTTGGCTTCCCCGAGGAGACGGAAGAGGACTTCCGCGCCACCCTGCAGCTGATCGAGGAGGTCCGGTACGGTCAGGCCTATTCGTTCAAATACTCTACCCGCCCCGGCACCCCCGCCGCAGAGCGCGCGCAAGTGGACGCAGATGAGGCCAGCGACCGCCTGCACCGCCTGCAAACCCTTCTGACCGGCCAGCAACGCGAGATCCAAGAGAGCATGGTCGGCCGCGAGTTAGACGTGCTGCTAGAGCGGGCAGGGCGCCAGCCGGGCCAGATGGTGGGCAAGTCGCAGTATCTGCACGCGGTGCATGTCACCGCGCCGGACGCCGCGCCCGGCGATATGGTGCGCGTGCGCGTGGCGGAATCGGTCACTAATTCGCTGGGCGGCGTACTGATCTGA
- a CDS encoding glycosyltransferase family 2 protein — MHHTSVQDLCAKGVASLAKGPIAAIFAEDEVELDTTLRHHLSLGFTSVIAFMPTSFALPGDVTAQVVRVDHDVADGGHVEAVNAMIAAAPAGTWMYYCYNAEYLFYPFCETRSIGEMLTYHGEERRDAMLTYVVDVYAGDLDKHPSAVTLEDAWLDKSGYYALARVNGDEHAHPKDRQLDFYGGLRWRYEEHIPAPRRNIDRIAIFRTKDGLKLLEGHVFNDEEYNTYACPWHNNLTAAIASFRTAKALKRNPGSTFDIATFKWHNSAQFEWHSRQLLDLGLMEPGQWF; from the coding sequence ATGCATCATACATCAGTGCAGGATCTATGCGCAAAAGGCGTGGCATCCTTGGCCAAGGGACCTATCGCCGCAATCTTTGCCGAGGATGAGGTAGAGTTGGATACAACCCTGCGCCATCACCTTAGCCTCGGCTTCACCTCTGTCATTGCGTTCATGCCGACCAGTTTCGCACTGCCCGGCGACGTCACGGCCCAAGTGGTCCGCGTCGATCACGACGTCGCGGATGGCGGGCATGTGGAGGCCGTCAATGCGATGATTGCGGCGGCGCCTGCGGGCACGTGGATGTACTACTGCTACAACGCCGAATACCTATTTTATCCGTTCTGCGAGACACGCAGCATCGGCGAAATGCTGACCTATCACGGGGAAGAGCGGCGTGATGCAATGCTTACCTACGTCGTCGACGTATATGCCGGCGATCTGGACAAACATCCCAGTGCCGTCACGCTGGAGGACGCATGGCTGGACAAGTCGGGCTATTATGCCCTCGCCCGCGTGAACGGCGACGAGCACGCGCATCCAAAGGACAGGCAGCTCGATTTTTATGGCGGCCTGCGCTGGCGATATGAAGAGCATATTCCCGCCCCGCGCCGCAACATCGACCGCATAGCGATCTTCCGCACCAAAGATGGGCTGAAGTTGTTGGAGGGCCATGTTTTCAACGATGAGGAATACAACACCTATGCCTGCCCGTGGCATAACAATCTGACCGCCGCCATCGCGTCGTTTCGCACTGCCAAGGCGCTAAAGCGCAATCCCGGCTCGACCTTTGATATCGCCACGTTCAAGTGGCATAACTCGGCCCAGTTCGAGTGGCACTCGCGTCAACTGTTGGATCTGGGCCTGATGGAGCCGGGCCAATGGTTTTGA
- a CDS encoding enoyl-ACP reductase FabI, with the protein MTQTPDQPTATLPMQGKRGLIMGVANDRSIAWGIARAMHAAGAELAFSYQGEAFGKRLEPLAASVGSDFMVDVDVTDDASLDAAFDALGKRWPSIDFVVHAIAFSDKSELTGRILNTSRANFKHSLDISCYSFIDVARRAHPLMRDNGGTLLTLTYQGSNRVVPSYNVMGVAKAALESATRYLANDLGPDGIRVNAISPGPMKTLAGAAIGGARRTYKHTGMNAPLRENATLEAVGGTAVYLASDAGACTTGEIIHVDGGFHVLGMPQADNL; encoded by the coding sequence ATGACACAGACACCCGACCAGCCGACCGCAACCCTGCCTATGCAGGGCAAACGCGGGCTTATCATGGGCGTTGCCAATGACCGTTCAATCGCGTGGGGCATCGCAAGGGCGATGCATGCTGCGGGCGCGGAACTGGCGTTTAGCTATCAGGGCGAAGCGTTCGGCAAGCGGCTGGAGCCGTTGGCCGCGTCGGTCGGGTCTGACTTCATGGTTGATGTGGATGTGACCGACGACGCCTCGCTGGATGCGGCGTTTGATGCGCTGGGTAAGCGCTGGCCTAGCATTGACTTCGTCGTGCATGCCATTGCTTTTTCAGATAAATCAGAATTGACGGGCCGAATTCTGAACACCAGCCGGGCGAACTTCAAACACTCGCTCGATATCTCGTGCTATAGCTTTATCGACGTGGCGCGACGCGCGCATCCGCTGATGCGCGACAATGGCGGCACGCTGCTGACGCTGACCTATCAGGGTAGCAACCGCGTGGTGCCCAGCTACAACGTCATGGGCGTGGCCAAAGCCGCACTTGAGTCGGCCACGCGCTATCTGGCCAATGACCTTGGCCCCGACGGTATTCGCGTCAACGCTATATCCCCCGGCCCGATGAAGACGCTGGCCGGCGCCGCCATTGGGGGCGCGCGGCGTACCTACAAACACACCGGCATGAACGCGCCCTTGCGCGAAAATGCGACGCTGGAGGCGGTCGGCGGCACGGCAGTATACCTTGCCTCGGACGCGGGCGCTTGCACCACGGGCGAGATTATCCATGTCGATGGCGGTTTCCACGTCTTGGGCATGCCGCAGGCGGACAACCTTTGA
- a CDS encoding beta-ketoacyl synthase N-terminal-like domain-containing protein: MRRVVVTGMGIVSSIGNSADEVLASLKAGRSGITANEEMAEHGFRSRVAGAIKLDVSEHVDKRTLRFMGPGAAYAHIAMEQAIKDAGLEPSDVINPMTGLIAGSGGPSTSALFAAHQTVLKTGATKRIGPFAVPKCMSSTVSANLATAHQIKGMNFSITSACSTSLHCIGMAAQQIALGHQDVMFGGGGEELDWTLSCLFDAMGAMSSKYNDTPDKASRAFDAGRDGFVISGGGAMLVLEALEHAEARGAKIYAEVTGFAATSDGADMVAPSGEGGERAMRGALRTLGEGRKVSYINAHGTSTPVGDVGEVEAVRRVFGQGSTPPISSTKSMTGHSQGATGAQEAIYCLLALENDFIIPSINVETLDPALDPAEVATVRVDNAGLDTVMTNSFGFGGTNGSMLLSKFHG; this comes from the coding sequence ATGCGCCGCGTCGTCGTTACAGGGATGGGGATCGTCTCGTCCATTGGCAACAGTGCGGATGAAGTGTTGGCATCGCTAAAAGCAGGGCGATCCGGCATCACCGCGAATGAAGAAATGGCCGAACACGGCTTTCGCAGCCGGGTTGCGGGGGCGATAAAGCTCGACGTGTCCGAGCATGTAGACAAGCGAACTCTGCGCTTTATGGGGCCGGGTGCGGCCTATGCTCATATCGCTATGGAGCAGGCCATCAAGGATGCCGGGCTAGAGCCGTCGGACGTAATCAACCCGATGACCGGCCTCATCGCCGGATCGGGCGGGCCGTCGACCAGTGCGCTGTTTGCGGCGCACCAGACAGTGCTGAAAACTGGCGCTACGAAGCGGATCGGGCCGTTTGCCGTGCCAAAATGCATGTCGTCCACGGTCAGCGCGAACCTTGCCACCGCGCACCAGATCAAGGGCATGAACTTCTCGATAACCTCGGCCTGCTCGACCTCGCTGCACTGTATCGGCATGGCGGCGCAGCAGATCGCGCTGGGTCATCAGGACGTGATGTTCGGCGGCGGCGGTGAGGAGCTGGACTGGACGCTGTCCTGCCTCTTTGACGCGATGGGCGCGATGTCGTCCAAGTATAACGATACGCCGGACAAGGCGTCGCGCGCGTTCGATGCGGGCCGCGACGGGTTTGTCATATCCGGCGGTGGCGCGATGCTCGTGCTGGAGGCGCTGGAGCATGCAGAGGCGCGCGGCGCGAAGATCTACGCAGAAGTCACTGGTTTTGCTGCCACATCCGACGGTGCCGACATGGTCGCCCCCTCGGGCGAAGGCGGCGAGCGGGCAATGCGCGGCGCGCTGCGCACGCTGGGCGAGGGTCGCAAGGTCAGCTATATCAACGCGCATGGCACTTCGACACCCGTCGGCGACGTGGGAGAGGTCGAGGCGGTGCGCCGCGTCTTCGGGCAGGGGTCCACACCGCCAATCAGTTCGACCAAGTCAATGACGGGCCACAGTCAGGGCGCAACTGGCGCGCAGGAGGCGATCTATTGCCTGCTGGCGCTGGAGAACGATTTTATCATCCCATCAATCAATGTCGAAACGCTGGATCCGGCGCTGGACCCCGCCGAGGTTGCGACGGTCCGCGTCGATAACGCAGGCCTTGATACGGTGATGACCAACTCTTTCGGCTTCGGCGGCACCAACGGCTCGATGCTGCTTAGCAAATTTCACGGATAG
- the fabA gene encoding bifunctional 3-hydroxydecanoyl-ACP dehydratase/trans-2-decenoyl-ACP isomerase has protein sequence MADYPTHFAKEDLLKCARGELFGPGNAQLPEPPMLMMDRITDVSGDGGAHGKGHITAEFDITPDLWFFDCHFPGNPIMPGCLGLDGLWQLTGFNLGWRGWQGRGYALGVGEVKLTGMVRPDRKMLTYKIDFTKAIQTRRLTMGVADGIVEADGEVIYMVKDMKVALSES, from the coding sequence ATGGCCGACTATCCGACGCACTTCGCAAAAGAAGACCTGCTGAAATGCGCCCGAGGCGAGCTATTTGGCCCCGGAAACGCGCAACTGCCCGAGCCGCCCATGCTGATGATGGACCGTATTACGGACGTCTCTGGCGATGGCGGCGCCCATGGCAAGGGCCACATCACCGCCGAATTCGATATCACGCCGGATCTGTGGTTTTTCGACTGCCACTTTCCCGGTAATCCGATAATGCCCGGCTGCCTTGGCCTTGATGGCTTGTGGCAACTGACGGGGTTTAACCTTGGTTGGCGCGGCTGGCAGGGACGCGGTTATGCGCTGGGTGTGGGCGAGGTCAAGCTGACGGGTATGGTGCGTCCGGATCGCAAGATGTTGACCTACAAGATCGACTTTACCAAGGCGATCCAGACCCGGCGCCTGACAATGGGCGTCGCCGATGGCATCGTCGAGGCAGATGGCGAAGTAATCTACATGGTCAAGGACATGAAGGTCGCGCTAAGCGAAAGCTAG
- the irrA gene encoding iron response transcriptional regulator IrrA — MTRPASPHLAPEQRGTDWLSGAGLRPTRQRVALASLLIGDGQHRHVTAESLFADVQKCGESVSLATVYNTLRAFCEVGLMQEVLVDGTKSYFDTNTHDHPHFYWEDECHLSDAPADQLEITRLPTAPDGAKIASVDVVIRLRRRN, encoded by the coding sequence ATGACACGCCCAGCATCCCCTCACCTCGCACCCGAGCAGCGCGGCACCGATTGGCTGTCAGGCGCGGGCCTTCGTCCGACGCGGCAGCGCGTCGCGCTGGCCAGCCTGCTGATCGGCGATGGCCAGCACCGCCACGTCACCGCCGAGAGCCTGTTCGCCGATGTCCAAAAATGCGGCGAGAGCGTTTCGCTCGCTACCGTCTACAACACACTGCGCGCCTTTTGCGAGGTTGGCCTGATGCAGGAAGTGTTGGTGGACGGTACGAAATCCTATTTCGATACCAATACACACGACCACCCGCATTTCTACTGGGAGGACGAGTGCCACCTTAGCGACGCGCCCGCCGACCAGCTAGAGATCACGCGCCTGCCCACTGCACCCGATGGCGCAAAAATCGCGTCGGTTGACGTCGTGATCCGTCTGCGCCGTCGCAACTGA
- a CDS encoding NADPH:quinone reductase codes for MRAAFYSRFGPAADVIELGEVATPQPGPGEVRVKVLYSGVNPSDAKARSGTRPGVTKPPYDRVIPHSDGSGIIDAVGGGVDAARVGQPVWIWNGAWQRADGTAAEYICLPSAQAVTLPEGIDPQIGAVLGIPGLTAAQTVFGGGDVTGQTLLVSGGAGAVGHNAVQLAKWGGARVIATCNKGSMDRVRGAGADAVFDYSDPELAAKITDESGGIDRAIEVEFGPNAPLLGEVMKPLGTIAAYGSGKDMTPTLPFGAFLFKALKLDITLIYLLPQGPRDQIIARLHAALTEGALRPTIDTIYPLEDCAKAHEAVMTPGRAGAVLLEI; via the coding sequence ATGCGCGCCGCATTTTATAGCCGCTTTGGCCCCGCTGCCGACGTGATTGAGCTGGGCGAGGTAGCAACCCCGCAGCCCGGCCCCGGCGAAGTGCGCGTCAAAGTGCTGTATTCGGGCGTGAACCCATCTGATGCCAAGGCGCGCAGCGGCACCCGCCCGGGCGTGACCAAGCCCCCCTACGATCGCGTGATTCCCCATTCCGACGGCTCGGGCATCATCGACGCGGTCGGGGGTGGCGTGGACGCCGCGCGTGTGGGCCAGCCTGTCTGGATCTGGAACGGCGCGTGGCAACGCGCGGATGGAACAGCGGCCGAGTATATCTGCCTGCCTAGCGCGCAGGCCGTGACACTCCCGGAGGGCATAGACCCGCAGATCGGCGCAGTGCTGGGCATTCCCGGCCTGACAGCCGCGCAGACGGTCTTTGGCGGCGGCGACGTGACCGGCCAGACCTTGCTGGTGAGCGGCGGTGCAGGCGCGGTCGGCCATAACGCGGTGCAACTGGCCAAATGGGGCGGCGCGCGTGTCATCGCCACTTGCAACAAGGGCAGCATGGACAGAGTGCGCGGCGCTGGCGCCGATGCGGTGTTTGACTATTCAGACCCCGAGCTTGCGGCCAAGATCACAGACGAATCTGGCGGTATCGACCGCGCGATCGAGGTGGAGTTCGGACCAAACGCGCCGCTTCTGGGCGAAGTAATGAAGCCGCTGGGTACCATTGCCGCCTATGGATCGGGCAAGGATATGACACCCACCCTGCCCTTCGGCGCATTTCTTTTTAAGGCGCTGAAACTTGATATCACGCTGATTTATCTGCTGCCGCAAGGCCCGCGCGACCAGATTATCGCACGCTTGCATGCCGCGCTGACCGAAGGTGCGCTGCGGCCCACTATCGACACTATCTATCCGCTAGAGGACTGTGCAAAGGCGCATGAGGCGGTCATGACGCCGGGCCGTGCCGGGGCGGTCCTGCTAGAAATATAA
- a CDS encoding FKBP-type peptidyl-prolyl cis-trans isomerase, with translation MTEVKSGDTVHIHYTGTLNDGTVFDSSDGRDPLAFEVGSGQIIPGLDTAIPGMTIGDKKTVEVPADQAYGEVDPNARQQVPREGIPADIPLEAGTQLQVQTENGQVLPVTVLEVTEEHVTLDANHALAGKDLTFNIELVAIS, from the coding sequence ATGACCGAAGTGAAATCGGGCGATACCGTCCACATCCACTACACTGGCACGCTGAACGACGGCACCGTCTTTGACAGCAGCGACGGGCGCGATCCGCTGGCGTTCGAAGTAGGCTCAGGCCAGATCATTCCCGGCCTCGATACAGCGATTCCCGGCATGACCATCGGCGACAAAAAGACCGTCGAAGTGCCCGCCGATCAGGCCTATGGCGAAGTCGACCCCAATGCGCGTCAGCAGGTACCGCGCGAGGGTATCCCGGCGGATATCCCGCTGGAGGCTGGCACGCAGTTGCAGGTGCAGACAGAAAACGGTCAGGTTCTGCCCGTAACGGTTCTGGAAGTCACCGAAGAGCACGTTACACTGGATGCCAACCACGCGCTGGCCGGCAAGGACCTGACATTTAATATCGAACTGGTTGCGATCAGCTAA
- a CDS encoding haloacid dehalogenase type II has product MTITTCIFDAYGTLLDVAAAARTAAAEPGQDRLAECWPNIAQNWRLKQLHYTWLRTIMDDHTDFWAVTGDALDWAMEAEGIDDPALRARLMELYRELEAYPEVPSVLRALKAAGLNTAILSNGTPDMLNAAVASAGIGDDLDDILSVEMCGIYKPSRAVYDMVGRRFACAPGEVLFVSSNGWDAAGAAAYGFNVAWVNRGGDPVERLPGRPAHILPDLSGIPALAGV; this is encoded by the coding sequence ATGACAATCACCACCTGTATCTTTGACGCATACGGCACCCTGCTGGATGTCGCCGCCGCCGCCCGCACCGCCGCCGCCGAGCCGGGACAGGACAGGCTGGCGGAATGCTGGCCAAACATCGCGCAAAACTGGCGTCTAAAGCAGCTGCACTACACGTGGCTGCGCACCATCATGGACGATCACACCGATTTTTGGGCGGTAACCGGCGACGCGCTGGACTGGGCGATGGAGGCCGAAGGCATTGATGATCCGGCCTTGCGCGCCCGCCTGATGGAGCTCTACCGCGAGCTTGAGGCGTACCCAGAAGTACCCAGCGTTCTGCGCGCGCTCAAGGCGGCGGGGCTCAACACAGCCATCCTATCAAATGGCACACCAGACATGCTGAACGCCGCCGTGGCGTCGGCTGGGATCGGGGATGATCTGGACGATATCCTGTCGGTGGAAATGTGCGGCATCTACAAGCCGTCGCGCGCCGTCTACGATATGGTCGGGCGCCGCTTTGCCTGCGCGCCGGGCGAGGTGCTGTTCGTCTCCTCCAATGGCTGGGATGCGGCCGGGGCCGCGGCTTATGGCTTTAACGTGGCATGGGTGAACCGCGGCGGCGACCCGGTGGAGCGTTTGCCGGGACGCCCTGCGCATATCCTGCCGGACCTCAGCGGCATTCCCGCCCTAGCGGGCGTCTGA